ggaaatattttttaaagatttgttgCATATTAATCCATTGATCTAAATATTTAGGTTTTGCGATTGATTTTCTACGACATTCTAATTCTAAAAATACGCTCAAATCATAATCGCTCCATGTCACGAAAGCACAATTACCCAATCGGTTGTCTTTTGATTCTTTTGGCAGTTGAAGTTGACGTGATCTCAATTCTTTGCTTAACCATTCTTCGAATAGTTGTAGGCACAATTGTAATGATATGCCCTGATCAACCGTTTGCTGCGTAATGCCAGTGAGTTTAAGGCAATAATCACTTAGTTGAGGTTTTTCCGTGGGCTTGAGATATTGATGAAATTCAGATTCTATTTGGCCAGTTTCTAGATTTAATAAAACTGCtggaaattctataaaataaaataaaaaagtattacacATAGACACTATGTACTTTGTTAAGAGAAAGTAAGACGAACCTATAATTTCAGCTTTTCTATACTCTGGTGGTGGTTGATGCAACCAACAAGTGGCTTCAAAATCCAACGCTACTATATACTTGTAAGGCTGCTCAGTTTTATCGGCGGatctattaataaaattattaataattcgtatcaaatttatgaaaacatttacaaatactTACTTCTTACTGTTGTCCATTTTGTTCTGaaactaaaatgtttagtttatcAAGAGCGACAAACACTTATAATttgagttttaataataaagtttcgttagtatttatttctttgtcATTTCATTGATTGTATGCAAaagttttttgcttatttttatcACTACACACATTTCTAGTCGTGAGTGTTTGAGTTTGAATGACTAATACTACTAAATTTATTTAGAGTCAAACGGAGAATTTAAGGGGAATtccctttattattaatttttttaaacatcttttttatttgttattgtcattgtgaattgttaatatttttttttatttagggaattccattaattatttaattgccATTGAGAATTGTTCATAGTATGTATTTTGTATGATTTAACATTCGATCGTTTTCTcttatttggttttaatttaGTCTAGACTTTAAAATATTAGTGAAGGATTGTCAGAGTAGATTACaaacaagactagacaagagtcCATGCAACTAacttcagactagactttagattctACTATGgacaatagattagaatatagagtagtttatagactagactatagactaaactatagactcaagactgtagactagactttagtctagactatagattagactatacactagactatagactaaactgtagactggactatagactagactgtagacaatatTAATACTAAACTTAATAcatggctatagactagacaatagactagactaaggactaaactatggactagactatagattagactatagactggaccttgagtatagactagacaaaagactagactatagactatggactagaccatagactagactataaaactagactagaccatagactagtctataaattgaataatatagtactactatagactatactatacactaaactatagactataggctgaacaatacactagactataagttagactatagactagactacagactagactatagactagactatggctagactatagactaaactataaactggagtataaactagagtagactataaactgaaaaatagactaaactgtagactgtactatatattaaactatagttCGGCTACAGACTGAACAATAGATTCGATTATAGgttaaactatacactagactatagtctagactatagactagactataaactagactatagacttgactatagactagactatagactagactagatattagactatataatagactatagactatatattagactatataatagactatagactcgactatagactagactataggctagactatggactcgactatagactagacaatagactaaactatagactagactagactatagactagattatagactagactataaactagactatggactagactatatactatactataaactatactatagactagactaaactataaactagactatagactagactatagactagactatagactagactatagactagactatagactataccttagactatatactagattataggctataggttaaactatacactagactataggttaaactatacactagactatagtctagactatagactagactataaactagactatagacttgactatagactagactatagactagactattagactatataatagactatataatagactcgactatagactagactatatgctagactatggactcgactatagactagactatagactagactataaactagactatggactagactataaactatactataaactatgctatagactagacaatagactagactataaactagactatagactagactatagactagactatagaccagactatagactagactatagactagactatagactagactatagactagactatagactagactatagactagactatagactagactatagactagactataaactagactatagactagactataccttagactatagactagagtatagactagactagagtatggactagacaatagactagactataaactagactatagaccagactatagactagaatatagaccagactataggctagactatagactagagtatagactagactatagaccagactatagactatacattagactatagactagactatagattagactatagactagactttagacaatggactatactatagtctgaa
The window above is part of the Lucilia cuprina isolate Lc7/37 chromosome 6, ASM2204524v1, whole genome shotgun sequence genome. Proteins encoded here:
- the LOC111687529 gene encoding ERI1 exoribonuclease 2-like, translating into MDNSKKSADKTEQPYKYIVALDFEATCWLHQPPPEYRKAEIIEFPAVLLNLETGQIESEFHQYLKPTEKPQLSDYCLKLTGITQQTVDQGISLQLCLQLFEEWLSKELRSRQLQLPKESKDNRLGNCAFVTWSDYDLSVFLELECRRKSIAKPKYLDQWINMQQIFKKYFHRRKSNSFSNALNYVGLKFVGQQHSGIDDARNLAYLTYKMVKKGATLKITIDMSPSVWNLNCF